In a genomic window of Oceanispirochaeta sp.:
- a CDS encoding HU family DNA-binding protein — protein sequence MGIPELVEKHLQSIFQASGDEWAKTEDAFMHLCSSWEKKESLFSEQIRLLDMEELQSISPEDPRGMLFLTFSGSLVSLGYGKERWMEYASIKLRTDVPDIVLCDKTSLAGSTAYGQSARFDRGPLKSTSALYKIVACKAEVPEKEQEKRIREATVFLTNSFIHLNRDLTLPVSGQEADQFNKQNIIAYLARKSGLTQDKVREVTDDYISMVETGMLMGKSVSLGRLGRFSLNLKPSRKARLGRNPKTGEEITIPAREAHWSPVFKFSSSSKEKAGSMPLPEPEDED from the coding sequence ATGGGTATACCCGAATTGGTTGAAAAACACCTTCAAAGCATATTTCAGGCATCAGGAGACGAGTGGGCAAAGACGGAGGATGCCTTTATGCATTTGTGTTCCAGCTGGGAGAAAAAAGAGAGCCTTTTTTCAGAGCAGATCAGGCTTCTGGATATGGAAGAGCTTCAATCTATCTCTCCAGAGGATCCACGGGGAATGCTATTCCTTACTTTTTCCGGTTCCCTGGTCAGCCTTGGTTACGGGAAAGAGCGATGGATGGAATATGCCAGCATTAAACTTCGGACGGATGTTCCGGATATTGTCCTCTGTGACAAGACCTCCCTGGCAGGATCGACAGCTTATGGCCAGTCTGCCCGGTTTGACAGAGGACCCCTCAAGAGTACTTCTGCCCTGTATAAGATAGTGGCCTGTAAGGCTGAGGTTCCTGAAAAAGAACAGGAAAAGCGTATCCGCGAGGCGACTGTCTTTCTGACCAACTCCTTCATTCATCTGAACAGGGATCTGACTCTTCCCGTAAGCGGTCAGGAAGCCGATCAGTTTAACAAGCAGAATATCATTGCCTATCTGGCACGGAAAAGTGGTTTGACACAGGACAAGGTTCGGGAAGTGACGGATGATTATATCTCCATGGTGGAGACGGGTATGCTTATGGGGAAGAGTGTTTCCCTTGGAAGACTCGGACGTTTTTCACTCAATTTGAAACCAAGCCGGAAAGCGCGGCTGGGAAGGAATCCCAAAACAGGGGAAGAAATCACCATTCCTGCCAGGGAGGCCCACTGGAGTCCTGTGTTTAAGTTTTCTTCCAGTAGTAAGGAGAAGGCCGGGTCAATGCCGCTGCCTGAACCAGAGGATGAAGACTGA